A region from the Cystobacter ferrugineus genome encodes:
- a CDS encoding GFA family protein, producing the protein MSELKKYTGGCHCGKVAYEVSANLDNVISCNCSICQKRGMLLTFVPPEQFVLQKGDEKALTDYQFNKKVIHHLFCPECGVESFATGTTPDGKRMYAINVRCLEDVDLAALKPQPVDGRRF; encoded by the coding sequence ATGTCGGAATTGAAGAAGTACACGGGCGGCTGTCACTGCGGGAAGGTCGCGTACGAAGTGAGCGCGAACCTGGACAACGTCATCTCCTGCAACTGCAGCATCTGCCAGAAGCGGGGAATGCTGCTCACCTTCGTGCCCCCCGAGCAGTTCGTCCTCCAGAAGGGTGACGAAAAGGCGCTCACCGACTACCAGTTCAACAAGAAGGTCATCCACCACCTGTTCTGCCCGGAGTGCGGCGTGGAGTCGTTCGCCACCGGGACCACGCCGGATGGCAAGCGGATGTACGCCATCAACGTGCGGTGCCTGGAGGACGTGGACCTCGCCGCCCTCAAGCCCCAACCGGTCGACGGCCGACGCTTCTAG
- a CDS encoding metallophosphoesterase, with translation MSRAPPSLGRLQVLTILFVALIQLPAVLWACVVTHSPLPALGAVLVSLPYLRHLQTPWQSTSPARMAYLTLGWWTACLVFGVLLLPASLAIHAGLPRAWVWGACGVLALAAGAHSVLGRPRLRRLEVRVEGLAPELDGYRIGQISDVHCGPYVPESRVATWVARLNALDVDLMSVTGDLITQGSSHVEAVSRALGGLRARDGVFACMGNHDYFTDGERFVHSLERHGLTVLRNRGVVVERGNARLYVAGVDDTWTSRHDLRRALAARPDGVPTVLLAHDPNLFPQAQAHQVELTLSGHTHGGQLAVPGVRGLSLARFISRWTAGLYRQGRSWLYVNRGAGTTGPPVRLGAPAELAIITLRRA, from the coding sequence ATGTCCCGCGCTCCCCCCTCCCTGGGCCGACTCCAGGTCCTCACGATCCTCTTCGTCGCCCTGATCCAGCTCCCCGCGGTGCTGTGGGCCTGCGTGGTCACCCACTCGCCCCTGCCGGCGCTGGGGGCGGTGCTGGTGTCGCTCCCCTATCTGCGCCACCTGCAGACGCCCTGGCAGTCCACGAGCCCCGCGCGCATGGCCTACCTGACGCTGGGCTGGTGGACGGCATGCCTGGTGTTCGGCGTGCTCCTGCTTCCCGCCTCGCTGGCCATCCACGCGGGCCTGCCCCGCGCCTGGGTCTGGGGTGCCTGTGGCGTCCTGGCGCTCGCCGCGGGGGCGCACTCGGTGCTCGGCCGGCCCCGGCTGCGGAGGCTCGAGGTGCGTGTGGAAGGGCTCGCCCCCGAACTGGACGGCTATCGCATCGGGCAGATCTCCGACGTGCACTGCGGCCCCTATGTCCCCGAGAGCCGCGTGGCCACCTGGGTCGCCCGCCTCAATGCCCTTGACGTCGACCTGATGTCCGTCACGGGAGACCTCATCACCCAGGGCTCCTCGCATGTCGAGGCGGTCTCCCGGGCGCTCGGTGGGCTGCGTGCCCGGGACGGCGTGTTCGCCTGCATGGGCAACCACGACTACTTCACGGACGGGGAGCGCTTCGTCCATTCGCTGGAGCGACATGGCCTGACCGTGCTGCGCAACCGCGGCGTGGTGGTGGAGCGGGGCAACGCGCGGCTGTACGTCGCGGGGGTGGACGACACCTGGACCTCGCGCCACGACCTGCGGCGAGCCCTCGCGGCCCGGCCGGACGGGGTGCCCACGGTGCTGCTCGCGCATGACCCCAACCTGTTCCCCCAGGCCCAGGCCCACCAGGTCGAGCTGACCCTCTCGGGGCACACCCACGGCGGACAGCTCGCGGTGCCGGGCGTGCGCGGCCTGTCGCTGGCCCGGTTCATCAGCCGGTGGACGGCGGGGCTCTACCGGCAGGGCCGCTCGTGGCTGTACGTGAACCGCGGCGCGGGCACCACCGGGCCGCCGGTGCGGCTGGGCGCTCCGGCGGAATTGGCCATCATCACCCTGCGCCGGGCGTGA
- a CDS encoding glycoside hydrolase family 16 protein produces MSSRLWKTLGMRGLLTVGMGGVLLGAGACGGAAQEPADQVTETQARPLAAAPIGQTIWLKACSTQKYVSADKNISADAPLVADRAAAAGWEQFQVGDAGNGYITLRVAETGQYVSADTNLGGKLVANRASASDWEHFQWVDYGNGSIGLKARSNGLFVTSDLNQGAAGPLVASRAASGGCWESFSWASVGGGGGNPGGNWVQIWSDEFDGTSINTSNWAYVTNIHVNNEQQQYTTSSENVQVSNGTLKLIARYKPTNGYPYTSGRLESAGKREFAHGRIEARIKLPVGPGLWPAFWLLGNDIATNPWPSCGELDIMENVGYGDWTSGALHGPGYSGNTPINSRFYPNSSVSNWHVYRTEYSPTDIKWYIDDVLVKTTLKSEVTRYGNWVYDKPYYIILNLAVGGTYPQGVNGATYPYPGVPQSTADLIRNTPQVMEVDWVRAYQWR; encoded by the coding sequence ATGAGCTCGAGACTGTGGAAGACGCTGGGAATGCGCGGGTTGCTGACGGTGGGAATGGGGGGCGTGCTGCTGGGCGCCGGAGCCTGTGGTGGCGCCGCGCAGGAGCCCGCTGACCAGGTCACCGAGACCCAGGCGCGCCCGCTCGCGGCGGCGCCCATCGGGCAGACGATCTGGCTCAAGGCGTGCTCGACCCAGAAGTACGTGTCGGCGGACAAGAACATCAGCGCGGACGCACCCCTGGTGGCCGACCGTGCCGCCGCGGCGGGCTGGGAGCAGTTCCAGGTGGGTGACGCGGGCAACGGCTACATCACGCTGCGCGTGGCCGAGACGGGCCAGTACGTGTCGGCGGACACGAACCTGGGCGGCAAGCTCGTGGCCAACCGCGCGAGCGCGAGCGACTGGGAGCACTTCCAGTGGGTGGACTACGGCAATGGCTCCATCGGCTTGAAGGCCCGGAGCAACGGCCTGTTCGTGACCTCGGACCTGAACCAGGGCGCCGCGGGGCCGCTGGTGGCCAGCCGCGCGGCCTCGGGCGGGTGCTGGGAGTCCTTCTCGTGGGCCTCCGTGGGCGGTGGTGGCGGCAACCCGGGTGGCAACTGGGTGCAGATCTGGAGCGACGAGTTCGACGGCACCAGCATCAACACGTCCAACTGGGCCTATGTCACCAACATCCACGTGAACAACGAGCAGCAGCAGTACACGACCTCGTCGGAGAACGTGCAGGTCAGCAACGGCACCCTCAAGCTCATCGCCCGCTACAAGCCGACCAACGGCTACCCGTACACCTCGGGCCGTCTGGAGAGCGCGGGCAAGCGCGAGTTCGCACACGGCCGCATCGAGGCGCGCATCAAGCTGCCGGTGGGCCCCGGGCTGTGGCCGGCGTTCTGGCTGCTCGGCAATGACATCGCGACCAACCCCTGGCCGAGCTGTGGTGAGCTCGACATCATGGAGAACGTGGGCTACGGCGACTGGACGTCGGGCGCGCTGCATGGCCCCGGCTACTCGGGCAACACGCCCATCAACAGCCGCTTCTACCCGAACTCGTCCGTGAGCAACTGGCACGTGTACCGCACCGAGTACTCCCCCACGGACATCAAATGGTACATCGACGACGTGCTGGTGAAGACCACGCTCAAGTCCGAGGTCACGCGCTACGGCAACTGGGTGTACGACAAGCCGTACTACATCATCCTCAACCTGGCGGTGGGTGGCACCTATCCGCAGGGCGTCAACGGCGCCACCTACCCGTACCCCGGCGTGCCGCAGTCCACGGCGGACCTCATCCGCAACACGCCCCAGGTCATGGAAGTCGACTGGGTGCGCGCCTACCAGTGGCGGTAG
- a CDS encoding ATP-binding protein has product MRTVPGAPLRLTFQRKLLLASAAVLLPVMVLLSVDLVEDARMTRKTLLDAQRLTAHAVAVQVTESFEAAIDLGWALANDPLVRTLNPKLLDAHLLQLTGHHTRFSSVGVYDAQGRNRGWGDPEMPAEPRLWIGDRPYFQKVMATNTPVVSEVLELRRPVRAGLIVAVPIRDARGQPMGVVDVVMETHLLAQRYLSARHHSQQEILLVDPAGRLAFHTHSPTLPFERGLAFASFPPLRAALEGRAMRIDQATDPLTQEDILGAFVPTPRYDWAVGVMASRESAMAPLTQRLYLKLGAVIGIALFSGMLAVVLSRRQTRPVRQLQALAHALGQGDMARRVHIQTGDEMEELGEAFNQMATHIAQRQREVDALRAEAEDHARQLAAIIASVPDAILLASPDGRLFDANPAGLRLLSAEDRSHLDMHLADHLQRSRIRHADGRPLSLEELPLVRALRGETFSDLELRMCSLTGEEYLMSVNGAPVRDATGRIILGEVVLHDITGRKKIEEERTRLLAREQALARIGQALVREVEFERITSVASEQCRQALGADAVGLWLAHPDPSRFTRVAAHGFSSTSREDVEELTPCELPPGAVQDEAIQLIDAQGGGDVCFPGHALAKREGFASVVLIPLHSRGRMVGVLASFSREPLDLSTSEREFHTTVGQLVAVAIEKARLFQEVREALRLREEFMSAAAHELKTPVTTLQTWADILTWKEPGSERQRKGLAAISRGARRLGRLVEHLFTALRMTPGLTKLERDRVDLRALLAEHVASLSRSTEHPIHLVAEETPIIEADRQRMGEVLAHLLENALRYSPPARPIEVRLGCAGNEAVVSVHDHGPGIPPERQPHVFEPLYEPLPSGAPGYAGMAGLGLHLSSRIIEAHGGRIWLESTPGEGTTFCFSLPLHGVEGRRHANA; this is encoded by the coding sequence GTGCGAACCGTCCCCGGCGCTCCGTTGCGCCTGACCTTCCAGCGCAAGCTGTTGCTCGCCTCCGCCGCGGTACTGCTGCCGGTGATGGTTTTACTGAGCGTGGATCTCGTCGAGGACGCGCGGATGACGCGCAAGACGCTCCTGGACGCGCAGCGCCTCACGGCCCATGCCGTCGCCGTGCAGGTCACCGAGTCCTTCGAGGCGGCGATCGATCTGGGCTGGGCGCTGGCCAATGATCCCCTCGTGCGCACGCTCAACCCCAAGCTGTTGGATGCGCACCTGCTGCAACTCACCGGGCACCACACCCGCTTCAGCTCGGTCGGGGTCTACGACGCCCAGGGCCGCAACCGCGGCTGGGGAGACCCGGAGATGCCCGCCGAGCCCCGGCTCTGGATTGGAGACCGGCCCTACTTCCAGAAGGTGATGGCCACCAACACGCCCGTCGTCTCGGAGGTGCTCGAGCTGCGGCGGCCCGTGCGCGCGGGGCTGATCGTCGCCGTGCCGATCCGCGACGCTCGGGGACAACCCATGGGCGTGGTGGACGTGGTGATGGAGACCCACCTGCTGGCCCAGCGCTATCTCTCCGCCCGGCACCACTCCCAACAGGAGATCCTCCTGGTGGACCCCGCCGGCCGGCTGGCCTTCCACACCCACTCCCCCACCCTGCCCTTCGAGCGCGGCCTGGCCTTCGCCTCGTTCCCCCCGCTGCGCGCGGCGCTCGAGGGCCGCGCCATGCGGATCGACCAGGCCACGGACCCCCTCACCCAGGAAGACATCCTGGGGGCCTTCGTGCCCACGCCCCGCTACGACTGGGCCGTGGGGGTGATGGCCTCGCGCGAGTCCGCGATGGCCCCGCTCACCCAGCGGCTGTACCTGAAGCTGGGCGCCGTCATCGGCATCGCGCTGTTCAGCGGCATGCTGGCCGTGGTGCTGTCGCGCCGTCAGACGCGGCCCGTGCGTCAGCTCCAGGCGCTCGCCCACGCCCTGGGCCAGGGGGACATGGCCCGGCGCGTCCACATCCAGACGGGCGACGAAATGGAGGAGCTCGGCGAGGCCTTCAACCAGATGGCCACCCACATCGCCCAACGCCAGCGCGAGGTGGATGCCCTGCGCGCCGAGGCCGAGGACCATGCCCGGCAACTCGCCGCCATCATCGCCAGCGTGCCGGATGCCATCCTCCTGGCCAGTCCGGATGGGCGGTTGTTCGACGCCAACCCCGCCGGGCTGCGGCTGCTGAGCGCCGAGGATCGCTCCCATCTGGACATGCACCTGGCCGACCACCTCCAGCGCTCGAGGATCCGCCATGCCGACGGCCGTCCCCTCTCCCTGGAGGAACTGCCCCTGGTGCGCGCGCTGCGGGGAGAGACCTTCTCGGACCTGGAGCTGCGCATGTGCTCGCTCACGGGCGAGGAGTACCTCATGAGCGTCAACGGGGCCCCGGTACGCGACGCCACCGGGCGGATCATCCTCGGCGAGGTCGTCCTCCACGACATCACCGGACGCAAGAAGATCGAGGAGGAGCGGACCCGGCTCCTGGCGCGAGAGCAGGCCCTGGCCCGCATCGGGCAGGCCCTGGTGCGCGAGGTGGAGTTCGAACGCATCACCTCCGTGGCCAGCGAGCAGTGCCGCCAGGCGCTGGGCGCGGATGCCGTCGGGCTGTGGCTGGCGCATCCGGATCCCTCGCGCTTCACCCGGGTGGCCGCTCATGGCTTCTCGTCGACGAGCCGCGAGGACGTGGAGGAGCTGACCCCGTGCGAGCTCCCCCCCGGAGCCGTCCAGGACGAGGCGATCCAGCTCATCGACGCCCAGGGGGGCGGAGACGTGTGCTTCCCGGGCCACGCGCTGGCGAAGCGGGAGGGCTTCGCCAGCGTGGTGCTCATCCCCCTGCACTCGCGCGGGCGGATGGTGGGCGTCCTGGCGAGCTTCTCCCGGGAGCCGTTGGATCTGTCCACGAGCGAGCGCGAGTTCCACACCACCGTGGGCCAGCTCGTCGCGGTGGCCATCGAGAAGGCCCGGCTGTTCCAGGAGGTACGCGAGGCCCTGCGGCTGCGCGAGGAGTTCATGTCGGCGGCGGCCCACGAGCTGAAGACGCCGGTGACCACGCTCCAGACGTGGGCGGACATCCTCACCTGGAAGGAGCCGGGCTCCGAGCGCCAGCGCAAGGGACTCGCCGCCATCTCCCGGGGGGCCCGGCGGCTGGGACGGCTCGTGGAGCACCTGTTCACGGCCCTGCGGATGACACCGGGCCTGACGAAGCTGGAGCGGGACCGGGTGGACCTGCGCGCCCTGCTGGCCGAGCACGTCGCCAGCCTGTCGCGCAGCACGGAACACCCCATCCACCTCGTCGCCGAGGAGACGCCCATCATCGAGGCGGACCGCCAGCGCATGGGCGAGGTGCTGGCCCACCTGCTGGAGAACGCCCTGCGCTACTCACCGCCCGCCCGGCCCATCGAGGTCCGGCTGGGGTGCGCGGGCAACGAGGCCGTGGTGTCGGTCCACGACCACGGCCCCGGCATTCCCCCCGAGCGCCAACCCCATGTCTTCGAGCCGCTCTACGAGCCCCTGCCTTCCGGAGCGCCAGGCTACGCGGGCATGGCCGGACTGGGGCTGCACCTGAGCTCGCGCATCATCGAGGCGCATGGCGGCCGCATCTGGCTGGAAAGTACCCCCGGCGAGGGCACCACGTTCTGCTTCAGCCTCCCCCTGCACGGGGTGGAGGGCAGGCGGCACGCCAACGCCTGA